In Leptolyngbya sp. O-77, the genomic window GCCCAGGGCAGGAATATGATGGAGCGCGGCCAGCACCAGCGCCCTGGCATAGGGTGGACAGTCGGGCTGGAAGTAAAGATGGCCGACAAAGGGCAGTTGCACATTAACGGGTGAGGTTTCCAAAAAGTACAGTTTCTGGTCTTCGGCAGTGCGGCGACGGCGATTGATCGTTACCCCCGGACGCAAAACTTCGGGCAAATCTTTGGAATTTTCTAGGCAGATCAGGTCATCCACGATTAAGCGCGAGGGCAAGGCAGGGTTGCCAAAGATCTGGCAGATCAGGCAGTGATGCTGTGGCTCACCAGCTGTGCGCTGAAATTCTGAGTTATCTCGCCCAATCTGGGGACACATGGTTTCTGCTACAGGAGACTCACAGACGGGCCAGCCCAAGGCTCGTGCTAATTTTTCGCATTCATGGCGCAGGCGACCCTTTAGCTGCGACCCCGGAATCAGCAACCGTCCATCAGCCAGTCGCACAATCGGTTTATCTGCCCAGGGACCCGTGGAACCACCCGCCCCCACGCAGAGGGCACTGTCGATCACTGCTGTGAGCGGGATTTCAGTCTGGACTTGAGATAAGCTACTTAACTGAACCATGATTATGCCTCCCCTGGAGCGGTTGCGGGTGATTCGACCTGTCCGGGTGGATGCCTTTGTTCCGCCTGGCCGGTCTCGGTAAATGGATAGAGGTCTACTAACTCCCGCCAGATGGTTTCGTAAGTGGTTCCACCCTCACCCAGCAAAGACATCCAGGGAGCCAGATTACCGGAATTGTTTGGATCTTTGGGTTGGCACCAGGCGTTTTCAAACTCTTCTTGCAGCAAAGCTTGCTTTTCCTTATCCAGCCGCACTCGGAAGTAGCGGTAGTTAAGGATAGCTGTGTGTTTCCCCTGTTCCAGCAAACTGCGAATTTGGTAGAGTTGCGATCGCGGGAAGTCGGCTTCTTTCAGCGCTTTCGCCGTTTTCAGTAATCCACCAATTTCATGCAGCGTGTAGGGAGCACCATAGAGTTTGAGTTTCGGTTTGCCCTCAATCACCAAACCGGATTTACGGAAGTCTTCGATGCTGGAGGACAGCATTGTGACTGATTTCATTACCAGGAAGTCGATGGTGCCGCCGTAGTACTTAAAGTCTTTTTTCAGTTGCTTGGCCTTCTTCTTGGCAGATTTGAGTAGCTGGCTCACCAGCTTTTCGGCATAGTAGATGGGTGTATCTTCGGCTGTGATCAACACACCCACTGACATACTGAGTTGACAGTGGGAGTCTGGTGCGCGGTCGGGTCGGTAACGATGGATATCTTTTTGAGGCTGTAACTCATCCCTCACCCTAAATCCTTCTCCCAAGTCGGGAGAGGGACTTTGATCTGGCTCCCCATCCCCTAGCAAAATCTGCTCGAATTGCTCGCTCAGGGTTTGGGCGATCGCCAGTGCCTTGTGGGCTGGCACAATCAGTAGGACATCATCGCCACCAATCGTCAGAATCTCAAACGGGTGTATCCATTTGCCATCCCGTCCCTGGGTTTCAGTGTCATCAATTCCCTTAAGCTGATGGGGTGAGAGATGCTGTGCCAGTGCCCGGTAGACCGAGTGTTCCGTCGCTTGCGAAACGGCTTCACTGAAGCTCTGGTATGCTTCAGGTGTTTTGATATTTTTCTGAATATATCCCCCCATGTTGTTGCCATCAGCGTAAATATAGGCAACAAATCCGGTCGGTGTGCTGGCATTACCAATTTCCCGCAGCGATCGCGCTTCTCGATGCTTCTCTTCTAGATCAGGATAGTGAGGATGTTGACAGTAGGTCAGATCTGGATGGTCACGCAGGAAATCTTCAAACTTACTCACCCAACTGGTTAATGTTCCTGGCTTCCAAGCATCCAACCAGGTTTCTTGATCAAACCAAGCCGTATTTTGATTATCTCGCTTAGACTTTTGTCCAGCAATGCGCTTGCGGGCTAGCACATCTGAAAACCAGGGTTCACCCGGTAATTGTTTGGCTTGCTGCACCGCCGATCGCCGTTCAGTCTCGTCCCGACGCAGGTAGGGATGGGTTTCAAACATGGGGGGATACCGCCGACTGGGGCGTTCCTCCCCTGGTATATCCTGTCCAGCCCGCCGCTGGTTAAAGCGAATAGCAAGCTGAGTCACGAGTTCGTTGAAGTTCTTGCGAGACTGGAACTGTTCAAAGGCATCGCCATCCGGTTTGCCATAGTAAGCCTTGACGAGGTCACGATCGCGGTTTTGCTGATACCACTCGTACCAGTTTGTTTGCTCGATCGGATCGTTGAGTCGTCCAAAGCGCAATTCCAGAAGCCGGAAGCGATCGCCCACAGCACAGGAATTTGCGGTTAGAGTTTCCTGGGTGTAGCGCTTCTCAATCGCATTCGCTAAATCATTCACATAGGCAGGTGGGCAGAAGGCCAGGATATTGCCGCCGGTTGAATAAATGATCAGTTCAGGAATGAGTGCCTGGGATAATCCGGCGAAGTCTTGATCCAGCCATTCACGCACCTGACTGCAATATGCTGGTTCATTCTGACATTGCTGAAACCGGGAAGATTGCTCAGCCTGGAAAAACGCTGGCAAATCAACCAGATTGATCCGATCCAACAGGGCCGATGCCCCCCGGATATCCGGCAGTTTTGCCGCTTCAAAGACATATTGCTTAATTTTGGTGGCACCGCCATAGACCAGCCCAATCTGGGATTGCCAGAGTTGGGGATGGGTTTCTGTATATGCCTTCAGGTCTGTCAGTGTTCTGGGATAATCTAACTGATTAAGCTGGCGCGCATTCTCTAGGTGAAATCGCACTTCGGATGGCACCAGATCTGGCTGTCCGGCTCGTAAGGCCTGCACCATTTGCTGGAGGGTCGAGAGTGGGAACTGTGGCTCGCGATCGTTCCCCCAGGCAAGACACCAGGTGATGGCAATGGTGATTTGCTTCTTACTGTCTTCCCGTTTATCAGTTTGTTCTTCGTCAAGCACACTATCCATTCTGTTTCA contains:
- the cas10 gene encoding type III-B CRISPR-associated protein Cas10/Cmr2; its protein translation is MDSVLDEEQTDKREDSKKQITIAITWCLAWGNDREPQFPLSTLQQMVQALRAGQPDLVPSEVRFHLENARQLNQLDYPRTLTDLKAYTETHPQLWQSQIGLVYGGATKIKQYVFEAAKLPDIRGASALLDRINLVDLPAFFQAEQSSRFQQCQNEPAYCSQVREWLDQDFAGLSQALIPELIIYSTGGNILAFCPPAYVNDLANAIEKRYTQETLTANSCAVGDRFRLLELRFGRLNDPIEQTNWYEWYQQNRDRDLVKAYYGKPDGDAFEQFQSRKNFNELVTQLAIRFNQRRAGQDIPGEERPSRRYPPMFETHPYLRRDETERRSAVQQAKQLPGEPWFSDVLARKRIAGQKSKRDNQNTAWFDQETWLDAWKPGTLTSWVSKFEDFLRDHPDLTYCQHPHYPDLEEKHREARSLREIGNASTPTGFVAYIYADGNNMGGYIQKNIKTPEAYQSFSEAVSQATEHSVYRALAQHLSPHQLKGIDDTETQGRDGKWIHPFEILTIGGDDVLLIVPAHKALAIAQTLSEQFEQILLGDGEPDQSPSPDLGEGFRVRDELQPQKDIHRYRPDRAPDSHCQLSMSVGVLITAEDTPIYYAEKLVSQLLKSAKKKAKQLKKDFKYYGGTIDFLVMKSVTMLSSSIEDFRKSGLVIEGKPKLKLYGAPYTLHEIGGLLKTAKALKEADFPRSQLYQIRSLLEQGKHTAILNYRYFRVRLDKEKQALLQEEFENAWCQPKDPNNSGNLAPWMSLLGEGGTTYETIWRELVDLYPFTETGQAEQRHPPGQVESPATAPGEA
- a CDS encoding RAMP superfamily CRISPR-associated protein; protein product: MVQLSSLSQVQTEIPLTAVIDSALCVGAGGSTGPWADKPIVRLADGRLLIPGSQLKGRLRHECEKLARALGWPVCESPVAETMCPQIGRDNSEFQRTAGEPQHHCLICQIFGNPALPSRLIVDDLICLENSKDLPEVLRPGVTINRRRRTAEDQKLYFLETSPVNVQLPFVGHLYFQPDCPPYARALVLAALHHIPALGGSKSAGLGWLTWQIGDIDIDQSAWESLKVGNAP